A window of Silurus meridionalis isolate SWU-2019-XX chromosome 28, ASM1480568v1, whole genome shotgun sequence contains these coding sequences:
- the LOC124381326 gene encoding oxysterol-binding protein 1 isoform X5, which translates to MSEPKAAAPAPGDTYKGWLFKWTNYIKGYQRRWFVLSNGLLSYYRTQAEMGHTCRGTINLATANIAVEDSCNFVISNGGAQTYHLKASSEVERQRWITALELAKAKAVHMHAESDDSGDDCASSPPIAGQGGGARNAEVQSTLRTLGSKVEDLSTCNDLIAKHGSALQRSLSELESIKPGVETSDKIRQVTERATLFRITSNAMINACRDFLSLAQAHSKRWQKALQSERDQRVRLEETLEQLAKQHNHLERAFRGATVLAPASGNTAVDIKGAAAAKGDASDDEENEFFDACEEFITVPADPKYHRRSGSNVSGISSEMGMDDGTTSLDEHSLTSNPESPQSQDLEPVRKRRSRIPDKPNYSLNLWSIMKNCIGKELSKIPMPVNFNEPISMLQRLSEDLEYSELLDRAGKCQSSLEQLCYVAAFTVSSYSTTVHRTGKPFNPLLGETFELDRLQESGYRSLCEQVSHHPPAAAHHVISERGWTLRQEITVASKFRGKYLSIMPLGSIHCIFEKSNNHYTWKKVTTTVHNIIVGKLWIDQSGEIDVINHRTGDRCHLKFAPYSYFSRDVARKVTGVVTDKDGKAHYVLSGTWDEKMEFSRVMQSSRGGENGAEGRQKTVYQTLKARELWKKNPLPDGAENMYYFSSLALTLNEPEEGVAPTDSRRRPDQRLMEQGLWDEANAEKQRLEEKQRIVRREREREAAQQANAEDSEGAPQDNYNALWFEQQKDVMTGEPTHIYKGGYWEAKDLGEWHACPDIF; encoded by the exons GACGCAGGCGGAGATGGGCCACACGTGTCGTGGCACTATAAATCTGGCCACAGCCAACATTGCGGTGGAGGACTCGTGTAACTTCGTGATCTCAAACGGAGGTGCTCAGACGTATCACCTGAAGGCGAGCTCGGAGGTGGAGAGACAGCGCTGGATCACGGCCCTGGAGCTCGCTAAGGCCAAAGCTGTGCACATGCACGCAGAGTCGG ATGACTCCGGGGACGATTGTGCCTCCTCTCCACCGATCGCAGGTCAGGGTGGTGGGGCTCGGAACGCCGAGGTCCAGTCCACGCTCAGAACTCTGGGCAGCAAAGTAGAAGATCTCAGCACGTGCAATGACCTTATCGCCAAACACGGCTCCGCCCTCCAAAG GTCCTTGTCCGAGCTGGAGAGCATTAAACCGGGTGTGGAGACGAGCGATAAAATCCGGCAGGTGACGGAGAGGGCCACGCTATTCCGCATCACGTCCAACGCCATGATCAAC gcatgtCGGGACTTCCTGTCTCTGGCTCAGGCCCACAGTAAGCGCTGGCAGAAAGCTCTCCAGTCCGAGCGGGATCAGAGGGTACGTCTGGAGGAGACACTGGAGCAGCTCGCTAAGCAGCACAACCATCTGGAGAGAGCCTTCAGAGGAGCCACAGTGCTTGCTCCTGCCTCTGGTAACACTGCAGTGGACATCAAag gCGCCGCTGCAGCGAAGGGTGACGCCAGCGATGACGAGGAGAACGAGTTTTTTGACGCGTGTGAGGAATTTATTACCGTCCCAGCCGACCCTAAATACCACAG GAGGTCGGGCAGCAACGTCAGCGGGATCAGCAGTGAGATGGGGATGGACGACGGCACCACGTCG CTGGACGAGCATTCGCTCACATCCAACCCGGAGTCTCCTCAGTCCCAGGATTTGGAGCCggtgaggaagaggagaagtCGAATCCCAGACAAACCGAACTACTCGCTCAACCTCTGGAGCATCATGAAGAACTGCATCGGCAAAGAGCTCTCCAAAATCCCCATGCCT GTGAACTTTAACGAGCCGATCTCCATGCTGCAGCGTCTGTCCGAGGATCTGGAGTACTCCGAGCTGCTGGACCGAGCCGGCAAGTGTCAGAGCTCCCTGGAGCAGCTGTGCTACGTAGCAGCCTTCACCGTGTCGTCGTACTCCACCACCGTACACCGTACAGGAAAACCCTTCAACCCTCTGCTGGGGGAAACCTTCGAACTCGACCGCCTGCAGGAGAGTGGATACAGGTCTCTCTGTGAGCAG gtGAGTCATCATCCTCCCGCTGCAGCTCATCACGTCATCTCTGAGCGAGGCTGGACCCTGCGCCAGGAAATCACTGTGGCCAGCAAGTTCAGGGGCAAATACCTCTCCATCATGCCCCTgg GTTCTATTCACTGTATATTTGAGAAGAGTAATAATCACTACACCTGGAAGAAGGTGACCACCACCGTGCACAACATCATCGTAGGGAAGCTGTGGATCGACCAG TCAGGAGAGATTGATGTGATAAATCACAGAACAGGAGATCGCTGTCACCTCAAATTCGCTCCCTACAGCTACTTCAGCAGAGATGTGGCCAGGAAG GTCACAGGTGTGGTGACTGATAAGGACGGTAAAGCTCACTACGTGCTCTCGGGGACGTGGGATGAAAAGATGGAGTTTTCTCGTGTAATGCAGAGCAGTCGAGGAGGAGAGAACGGGGCGGAGGGACGCCAGAAAACCGTCTACCAAACGCTCAAAGCTCGAGAACTCTGGAAGAAAAATCCTCTACC AGATGGAGCAGAGAACATGTACTACTTCTCATCACTGGCACTGACGCTAAATGAGCCCGAGGAAGGCGTGGCTCCGACAGACAGTCGGCGACGCCCCGATCAGAGACTGATGGAACAGGGGCTGTGGGACGAAGCCAACGCTGAGAAACAGAGACTGGAGGAGAAACAGCGCATTGTGAGacgggagagagagcgagaggcaGCGCAGCAGGCTAATGCTGAAGACAGCGAGG GTGCCCCGCAGGACAACTACAACGCCCTCTGGTTCGAGCAGCAGAAAGATGTGATGACAGGAGAGCCCACTCATATCTACAAGGGGGGGTACTGGGAGGCTAAAGATCTGGGCGAGTGGCACGCCTGCCCCGACATCTTCTGA